In Tachysurus vachellii isolate PV-2020 chromosome 1, HZAU_Pvac_v1, whole genome shotgun sequence, a genomic segment contains:
- the sirt3 gene encoding NAD-dependent protein deacetylase sirtuin-3, mitochondrial isoform X1, whose amino-acid sequence MTSLLILLRRCTINIKNNGGIFTGKGLSWIHLDHRKVSDKFLGVQKLDQEGHVHPGLGCWKSFLRSFFGGGHDGSKQIMTLEDIAKGIREREFKRIVVMAGAGISTPSGIPDFRSPGSGLYDNLQKYNLPYAEAIFEINYFHHNPQPFFALAKELYPGNYRPNLTHYFIRLLHDKGQLLRMYTQNIDGLERMAGIPAEKLVEAHGTFATATCTVCLREYQGEELRSDIMEGTVPHCSQCRGVIKPDIVFFGEELPQNFFFYLTDFPMADLLIVMGTSLEVEPFASLSGAVRDSVSRLLINRDLVGPFAWGPSRHSDVVELGDVVSGVRNLADALGWMPELETLMADEGFKDERGMTTRM is encoded by the exons ATGACCTCATTGCTGATTTTACTGAGACGGTGTACtataaatatcaaaaataaTGGAGGAATATTTACAGGCAAAG GTCTATCATGGATTCATCTTGACCACAGGAAGGTTTCAGACAAATTTCTCGGTGTTCAAAAGCTGGACCAGGAAGGACATGTACACCCAGGTTTGGGATGTTG GAAAAGCTTCCTTAGAAGTTTTTTTGGAGGAGGCCATGACGGTTCGAAACAGATTATGACTTTAGAGGACATTGCGAAAGGAATCAGAGAACGAGAGTTCAAACGGATTGTGGTGATGGCCGGAGCAGGGATTAGTACTCCAAGTGGAATTCCAGATTTCAG GTCACCTGGAAGTGGCCTTTACGACAACCTTCAAAAGTATAACCTTCCCTATGCAGAGGCCATATTTGAGATTAACTATTTCCATCACAACCCTCAACCTTTCTTTGCCTTGGCTAAAGAGTTGTATCCAGGGAATTATCGTCCCAATCTGACACACTACTTCATCCGGCTGCTTCATGACAAAGGCCAGCTGCTCAGGATGTACACTCAGAACATTGATGGACTAGAGAGGA tggCAGGAATCCCAGCTGAGAAGTTAGTGGAAGCACATGGGACCTTTGCGACAGCCACGTGCACGGTTTGCCTACGAGAATACCAAGGTGAAGAGCTACGC AGTGATATAATGGAAGGAACAGTTCCTCACTGCTCTCAGTGTAGAGGAGTCATCAAGCCTGACATCGTGTTTTTTGGTGAAGAACTGCCGCAGAACTTTTTCTTCTACCTCACCGACTTCCCCATGGCAGACTTACTGATTGTAATGGGAACATCTTTAGAG GTGGAACCGTTTGCCAGCTTATCCGGAGCTGTGCGAGATTCTGTGTCTCGCCTCCTTATAAACCGTGATCTGGTGGGACCCTTTGCCTGGGGCCCTTCACGGCACAGTGACGTGGTAGAGCTGGGTGATGTAGTGAGTGGCGTCAGGAACCTGGCAGACGCTTTGGGCTGGATGCCTGAGCTGGAAACTCTTATGGCTGATGAAG GCTTCAAAGACGAGAGAGGAATGACTACGCGGATGTGA
- the sirt3 gene encoding NAD-dependent protein deacetylase sirtuin-3, mitochondrial isoform X3 produces the protein MTLEDIAKGIREREFKRIVVMAGAGISTPSGIPDFRSPGSGLYDNLQKYNLPYAEAIFEINYFHHNPQPFFALAKELYPGNYRPNLTHYFIRLLHDKGQLLRMYTQNIDGLERMAGIPAEKLVEAHGTFATATCTVCLREYQGEELRSDIMEGTVPHCSQCRGVIKPDIVFFGEELPQNFFFYLTDFPMADLLIVMGTSLEVEPFASLSGAVRDSVSRLLINRDLVGPFAWGPSRHSDVVELGDVVSGVRNLADALGWMPELETLMADEGFKDERGMTTRM, from the exons ATGACTTTAGAGGACATTGCGAAAGGAATCAGAGAACGAGAGTTCAAACGGATTGTGGTGATGGCCGGAGCAGGGATTAGTACTCCAAGTGGAATTCCAGATTTCAG GTCACCTGGAAGTGGCCTTTACGACAACCTTCAAAAGTATAACCTTCCCTATGCAGAGGCCATATTTGAGATTAACTATTTCCATCACAACCCTCAACCTTTCTTTGCCTTGGCTAAAGAGTTGTATCCAGGGAATTATCGTCCCAATCTGACACACTACTTCATCCGGCTGCTTCATGACAAAGGCCAGCTGCTCAGGATGTACACTCAGAACATTGATGGACTAGAGAGGA tggCAGGAATCCCAGCTGAGAAGTTAGTGGAAGCACATGGGACCTTTGCGACAGCCACGTGCACGGTTTGCCTACGAGAATACCAAGGTGAAGAGCTACGC AGTGATATAATGGAAGGAACAGTTCCTCACTGCTCTCAGTGTAGAGGAGTCATCAAGCCTGACATCGTGTTTTTTGGTGAAGAACTGCCGCAGAACTTTTTCTTCTACCTCACCGACTTCCCCATGGCAGACTTACTGATTGTAATGGGAACATCTTTAGAG GTGGAACCGTTTGCCAGCTTATCCGGAGCTGTGCGAGATTCTGTGTCTCGCCTCCTTATAAACCGTGATCTGGTGGGACCCTTTGCCTGGGGCCCTTCACGGCACAGTGACGTGGTAGAGCTGGGTGATGTAGTGAGTGGCGTCAGGAACCTGGCAGACGCTTTGGGCTGGATGCCTGAGCTGGAAACTCTTATGGCTGATGAAG GCTTCAAAGACGAGAGAGGAATGACTACGCGGATGTGA
- the sirt3 gene encoding NAD-dependent protein deacetylase sirtuin-3, mitochondrial isoform X2, which yields MTSLLILLRRCTINIKNNGGIFTGKGLSWIHLDHRKVSDKFLGVQKLDQEGHVHPGLGCWKSFLRSFFGGGHDGSKQIMTLEDIAKGIREREFKRIVVMAGAGISTPSGIPDFRSPGSGLYDNLQKYNLPYAEAIFEINYFHHNPQPFFALAKELYPGNYRPNLTHYFIRLLHDKGQLLRMYTQNIDGLERMAGIPAEKLVEAHGTFATATCTVCLREYQGEELRSDIMEGTVPHCSQCRGVIKPDIVFFGEELPQNFFFYLTDFPMADLLIVMGTSLEVEPFASLSGAVRDSVSRLLINRDLVGPFAWGPSRHSDVVELGDVVSGVRNLADALGWMPELETLMADEGQKASKTREE from the exons ATGACCTCATTGCTGATTTTACTGAGACGGTGTACtataaatatcaaaaataaTGGAGGAATATTTACAGGCAAAG GTCTATCATGGATTCATCTTGACCACAGGAAGGTTTCAGACAAATTTCTCGGTGTTCAAAAGCTGGACCAGGAAGGACATGTACACCCAGGTTTGGGATGTTG GAAAAGCTTCCTTAGAAGTTTTTTTGGAGGAGGCCATGACGGTTCGAAACAGATTATGACTTTAGAGGACATTGCGAAAGGAATCAGAGAACGAGAGTTCAAACGGATTGTGGTGATGGCCGGAGCAGGGATTAGTACTCCAAGTGGAATTCCAGATTTCAG GTCACCTGGAAGTGGCCTTTACGACAACCTTCAAAAGTATAACCTTCCCTATGCAGAGGCCATATTTGAGATTAACTATTTCCATCACAACCCTCAACCTTTCTTTGCCTTGGCTAAAGAGTTGTATCCAGGGAATTATCGTCCCAATCTGACACACTACTTCATCCGGCTGCTTCATGACAAAGGCCAGCTGCTCAGGATGTACACTCAGAACATTGATGGACTAGAGAGGA tggCAGGAATCCCAGCTGAGAAGTTAGTGGAAGCACATGGGACCTTTGCGACAGCCACGTGCACGGTTTGCCTACGAGAATACCAAGGTGAAGAGCTACGC AGTGATATAATGGAAGGAACAGTTCCTCACTGCTCTCAGTGTAGAGGAGTCATCAAGCCTGACATCGTGTTTTTTGGTGAAGAACTGCCGCAGAACTTTTTCTTCTACCTCACCGACTTCCCCATGGCAGACTTACTGATTGTAATGGGAACATCTTTAGAG GTGGAACCGTTTGCCAGCTTATCCGGAGCTGTGCGAGATTCTGTGTCTCGCCTCCTTATAAACCGTGATCTGGTGGGACCCTTTGCCTGGGGCCCTTCACGGCACAGTGACGTGGTAGAGCTGGGTGATGTAGTGAGTGGCGTCAGGAACCTGGCAGACGCTTTGGGCTGGATGCCTGAGCTGGAAACTCTTATGGCTGATGAAGGTCAGAAG GCTTCAAAGACGAGAGAGGAATGA
- the LOC132856957 gene encoding 26S proteasome non-ATPase regulatory subunit 13-like: MKDVQGYLVLQQSTSASPEMAAQWHALEDLYNRKLWHQLTLKLTEFVKDPYFQSGDTLIQLYENFLCDFEHRINPLSLVEIVLYVISQITDPNDAITFLEKTKEKVKCSDEAVILCKTAIGCLKLEVNELIATKKLVEEVEEMLNNLPGVTSVHGRFYDLSSKYYRFVGNHALYYKDALRYLGCIDVKDLSETEKQERAFTLGLAGLLGEGVYNFGELLMHPVLESLRNTDKQWLRETLYAFNSGNVIKFQALKSAWGQQPDLAAHEVKLMQKIQLLCIMEMTFARPTNNRQLSFQEIAQSAQIPVNEVELLVMKALSVGLIKGSIDEVDQTVQMTWVQPRVLDLHQIKGMNERLDSWCKDVKNMVVLVEQQAQDILT, translated from the exons atgaaagatgtTCAGGGTTATTTGGTTCTTCAGCAAAGCACGAGCGCCAGCCCTGAAATGGCGGCACAGTGGCACGCGCTTGAAGATTTGTACAACAGAAA atTGTGGCATCAGTTAACTTTGAAGTTGACTGAGTTTGTGAAAGACCCTTATTTTCAATCTGGAGACACTCTCATCCAG CTTTATGAAAACTTTCTCTGCGATTTTGAGCACAG aataaaccctctctctctggtgGAAATTGTTCTCTATGTTATCAGTCAAATCACAG ACCCAAACGATGCGATTACCTTTCttgaaaagacaaaagaaaag GTGAAGTGCAGCGACGAAGCAGTGATCTTGTGTAAAACGGCTATTGGGTGTCTGAAACTAGAGGTCAATGAGCTCATTGCGACAAAG AAACTGGTAGAGGAAGTGGAGGAGATGCTGAATAATTTGCCTGGTGTAACATCAGTCCACGGGCGTTTTTATGATTTATCCAGCAAATACTATCGATTTGTGGGAAACCACGCTCTGTACTACAAGGACGCGCTGCGATATCTCGGCTGCATAGATGTAAAAGATTTATCTG agacGGAGAAACAGGAGAGAGCGTTTACACTGGGGCTTGCTGGACTACTCGGTGAGGGAGTGTATAATTTTGGAGAGCTC cTGATGCATCCGGTGTTGGAGTCTTTAAGAAACACAGACAAGCAGTGGCTTAGAGAAACGCTGTATGCTTTCAACAGTGGTAACGTCATCAAGTTCCAGGCTTTAAAGTCAGCCTGGGGTCAGCAG CCAGATCTTGCAGCTCATGAGGTCAAACTGATGCAAAAGATTCAGCTACTCTGCATAATGGAG ATGACTTTTGCACGGCCCACTAATAACAGACAGCTCTCATTCCAGGAAATTGCACAGAGCGCCCAAATCCCAGTGAACGAG GTGGAGCTGCTTGTGATGAAAGCACTCTCAGTTGGATTGATAAAAGGCAGCATTGATGAAGTGGATCAGACAGTTCAGATGACATGGGTTCAGCCAAGAGTACTCGATTTACACCAG ATTAAGGGCATGAACGAACGGCTGGACTCGTGGTGTAAAGACGTGAAGAACATGGTGGTGCTAGTGGAGCAGCAAGCACAGGACATCCTAACTTAA
- the jph3a gene encoding junctophilin-3 has protein sequence MSTGGRFDFDDGGSYCGGWEQGKAHGRGVCTGPQGQGEYAGAWSHGFEVLGVYTWPSGNSYKGTWAQGKRHGIGVETKGKWEYKGEWTQGFKGRYGRLESIGSGARYEGTWSNGLQDGYGSETYSDGGTYQGQWLSGMRHGYGVRQSVPYGMAAVIFSPLRTSINSLRSEHSEGAPTPDDGSAVSGVAGSPVGRGGFVLCAQSDADRQRKRKGRFRQSILSGLKLRRSESKSSLASQLSKQSSFCSEAGMSTVSSAASDINSNVSLGDGETGASVDATVTETYVGEWRNDMRTGWGISHRSDGLRYEGEWFGNKRHGYGCTTFPDGTKEEGKYKQNVLVSGKRKNIIPLRTSKIREKVDRAMEAAEKAAEIAKQKAEIALSRTSHARGKAEAAEGVAQRAQEECRLARIIAKELSPSFHHYGNGLECQRPKRQDRKEKEVEVISTGTDSPELCTPDTTPPAQTPDLSPVLSNPPSPPRTPPSHRARSTCFMRQSAVDEQGGAEIQVLVEGRGMDNGRGGAHSWTADMYPNRRGSKGDSSRSTTPSLLEEEISHINGHEQNSSTHHSWENGSSNHKPIEHISSDKGWDHMPSNKKSWKHASSNHKSREYTISKHREWEHIPSSHNSMDHNSSKIKPQVHTYSNHKTSGHNLSNHKTNENSSSNHKPKEYISTHAKPQDRASSHYNPREHVPSYRKSHEHVHSNHKASQSFTNHTAGESSLNDYQPPEHGAKSSSLGWTVENSSQWIPCHSQLPEKDKEKLDDYRVEMRFQPLDSVSQQHFGSGMECPSLQGHNSQTLRQRNHEGKEWSLAAREGSMDSVQMLDSLNVGVDLEEWPLHRDVTLSPPLSSSPITLENDGEHLNLVKTNSGSSSVLVVMVILLNIGVAILFIHFFI, from the exons ATGTCCACTGGAGGCAGGTTTGACTTTGATGATGGGGGGTCGTACTGTGGAGGGTGGGAGCAGGGCAAGGCTCACGGCCGAGGGGTCTGCACAGGGCCCCAGGGCCAGGGGGAATACGCAGGGGCCTGGAGCCATGGATTTGAGGTTCTTGGAGTGTACACCTGGCCCAGTGGGAACAGTTATAAAGGAACCTGGGCACAGGGGAAGAGGCATGGCATTGGCGTGGAGACCAAAGGCAAGTGGGAGTACAAGGGGGAGTGGACGCAAGGATTCAAGGGCCGCTATGGGAGGCTGGAAAGCATCGGCAGTGGAGCTCGTTATGAAGGGACCTGGAGTAATGGCTTACAGGATGGTTATGGGTCTGAGACATACTCTGATGGAG GTACCTACCAGGGACAGTGGTTGAGTGGCATGCGACATGGCTATGGGGTGCGTCAGAGTGTGCCTTATGGCATGGCCGCTGTCATCTTCTCCCCTCTGCGCACTTCCATAAATTCGCTTCGCTCTGAACACAGCGAGGGAGCTCCAACACCTGATGATGGCTCTGCTGTGAGTGGGGTGGCTGGGAGTCCGGTGGGGCGTGGAGGCTTTGTGCTTTGTGCCCAAAGCGATGCTGACCGGCAACGGAAGAGGAAAGGGCGTTTCCGGCAGTCCATCCTGAGTGGCCTGAAATTACGCCGTTCTGAGTCCAAGAGCTCCCTGGCAAGCCAGCTAAGCAAACAAAGCTCCTTCTGCAGTGAGGCAGGTATGAGTACAGTCAGCTCAGCTGCTTCCGACATCAACTCTAATGTCAGCCTTGGGGATGGTGAGACAGGAGCCAGTGTGGATGCAACAGTCACTGAGACATATGTGGGGGAATGGAGGAATGACATGCGAACAGGTTGGGGGATCAGTCATCGCTCTGACGGGCTGCGCTATGAGGGTGAGTGGTTTGGGAACAAACGGCATGGTTATGGCTGCACTACCTTTCCTGATGGAACAAAAGAGGAAGGCAAATACAAGCAGAATGTTCTGGTGAGTGGCAAGAGGAAGAATATAATACCACTGCGCACCAGCAAAATTCGTGAGAAAGTGGATCGTGCCATGGAAGCTGCTGAGAAGGCTGCAGAAATTGCTAAACAGAAGGCAGAGATTGCATTGTCAAG AACGAGCCATGCTCGAGGAAAAGCTGAGGCAGCTGAGGGAGTTGCACAGAGGGCCCAGGAGGAGTGTCGTCTAGCCAGAATTATTGCCAAAGAACTATCCCCTTCCTTCCATCATTATGGAAATG GGCTGGAATGCCAGAGACCAAAGCGCcaagacagaaaagagaaagaggtagAAGTGATCTCAACTGGGACAGACAGCCCAGAGCTCTGCACACCAGACACAACTCCTCCTGCCCAGACACCAGACCTGAGTCCTGTCCTGAGCAATCCGCCATCACCTCCACGCACTCCACCATCTCACCGTGCCAGGAGCACCTGCTTCATGCGTCAGAGTGCTGTGGACGAACAGGGAGGGGCCGAGATCCAGGTCCTGGTTGAAGGAAGAGGCATGGACAATGGAAGAGGGGGAGCACACAGTTGGACTGCAGACATGTATCCAAACCGACGGGGAAGCAAAGGAGACAGTAGCCGTTCTACCACACCATCCCTACtggaggaagagattagccacaTCAATGGACATGAGCAAAACTCCTCAACACATCACTCATGGGAGAATGGCTCCTCCAATCACAAGCCCATTGAGCACATCTCCTCAGATAAAGGATGGGATCACATGCCGTCCAATAAGAAGTCCTGGAAGCATGCATCCTCGAATCACAAGTCCAGGGAATACACAATTTCCAAACATAGAGAATGGGAGCATATTCCATCCAGTCACAACTCTATGGACCACAACTCTTCCAAGATCAAACCGCAAGTGCACACATACTCCAATCACAAGACCTCGGGTCATAATTTGTCCAATCACAAAACCAATGAGAATTCTTCCTCCAATCACAAGCCAAAGGAGTACATCTCCACACATGCAAAACCACAAGACCGCGCATCCTCCCACTACAACCCTAGAGAGCATGTACCTTCCTATCGCAAATCACATGAGCATGTCCACTCCAATCACAAAGCAAGCCAATCCTTTACCAATCATACAGCTGGTGAATCCAGTCTGAATGACTACCAGCCACCAGAACATGGAGCCAAGAGCTCCAGTCTGGGATGGACTGTTGAGAACTCTTCCCAGTGGATCCCCTGCCACTCCCAGCTGCCTGAGAAAGACAAGGAAAAGCTGGATGACTACCGGGTGGAAATGAGGTTTCAGCCCCTTGACTCTGTTTCACAGCAGCACTTTGGCTCAGGCATGGAATGTCCAAGTCTCCAAGGACACAATTCGCAGACACTCCGTCAGCGGAATCACGAAGGTAAAGAGTGGAGTCTCGCAGCTAGGGAAGGATCCATGGACTCTGTGCAGATGCTGGACAGCCTGAATGTTGGGGTGGATTTGGAGGAATGGCCGTTGCACAGGGATGTCACCCTTTCTCCCCCTTTATCATCCTCTCCAATCACTCTAGAAAACGACGGAGAGCATCTGAACCTGGTCAAAACAAACTCA GGCTCCAGCTCTGTCCTGGTGGTCATGGTGATTTTACTCAACATTGGTGTagccattttattcattcatttctttatttaa
- the LOC132856980 gene encoding zinc finger protein 319, protein MYSGRMTEAWQQQHAVAPPPVAHPLLQGAENPLGSAVYGIVLPTDPALQQSQHGQHSQQHPVPAQQPSLQVGSEGGHKCGACGHDISHLANPHEHQCMVSQDRSFQCTQCMKIFSQATDLLEHQCVQVEQKPFVCGVCKMGFSLLTSLAQHHNEHSNGNNPMKCSICEKTYRPDSSSSNPQQPSTGETSSSGAAMGSSSSTAFQNSDRPYKCSVCSKAFRHLSELSRHERVHTGEKPYKCNTCDKSFSQASHLAHHQRTHSSDRPYKCAVCDKTFKHRQHLVRHMYAHSGEHLFKCNLCELHFKESSELLHHQCQPAGERPFRCATCGKTFKRPSDLRQHERTHSEERPFQCEECQMSFKQQYALVRHRRTHKNPAERPFKCNQCDKGFLQPSHLLYHQHVHGIENLFKCAACQKGFRQSGELLRHKCGESGSGSNAPEKPYKCDVCGKGYKKSSTLQRHQNSHCTEKPLKCSLCGRRFQSSSDFVQHHCDPAREKPMKCSDCERRFKYSSELQRHRRVHTGEKPFKCPTCDKGFKQREHLAKHGIVHSREAQFKCVWCGECFGELGALQEHTVQHTAEGGGYPVAPCIQ, encoded by the coding sequence ATGTACAGCGGAAGGATGACCGAGGCATGGCAGCAGCAGCATGCAGTGGCCCCTCCTCCTGTTGCACATCCTCTTCTTCAAGGGGCCGAAAATCCCCTTGGTAGTGCCGTGTATGGGATCGTCCTTCCGACAGACCCTGCTTTACAACAGTCGCAGCACGGTCAGCACAGCCAGCAGCACCCCGTGCCCGCTCAACAGCCGTCCCTGCAAGTTGGGAGCGAGGGCGGGCACAAATGTGGAGCGTGCGGCCATGATATATCGCACCTGGCGAACCCGCATGAGCACCAGTGCATGGTGAGCCAGGACCGTTCTTTCCAGTGCACACAGTGTATGAAGATCTTCAGTCAGGCCACTGATTTGCTGGAGCATCAGTGTGTCCAGGTAGAGCAGAAACCGTTTGTTTGCGGTGTGTGCAAAATGGGATTCTCTCTTCTCACTTCTTTGGCACAGCATCACAACGAGCATTCGAATGGCAACAACCCTATGAAATGCTCAATCTGTGAGAAAACCTACAGGCCAGATTCTTCCTCATCAAACCCCCAGCAGCCATCTACCGGCGAGACCTCCAGCAGCGGTGCTGCAATGGGCTCCTCTTCGTCCACGGCTTTTCAAAACTCAGACAGGCCCTACAAGTGTTCGGTGTGTTCGAAGGCTTTCCGACACCTCTCCGAGCTCTCTCGACACGAGCGAGTGCACACAGGGGAGAAGCCGTACAAATGCAACACCTGTGACAAGAGCTTCAGCCAGGCATCACACCTGGCGCATCACCAGCGCACTCATAGTTCTGACCGCCCTTATAAATGCGCCGTCTGCGATAAGACCTTCAAGCACCGGCAGCACCTCGTGCGTCACATGTACGCCCACTCCGGTGAGCACCTGTTCAAGTGCAACTTGTGTGAACTGCACTTCAAGGAATCGTCTGAGTTGCTGCACCACCAGTGCCAGCCTGCAGGTGAACGACCCTTCCGTTGTGCGACGTGTGGGAAGACCTTCAAACGGCCGTCGGACCTCCGGCAGCACGAGCGCACCCACTCTGAAGAAAGGCCGTTCCAATGTGAAGAGTGCCAGATGAGTTTCAAGCAGCAGTACGCCCTCGTGCGACACCGCCGCACTCACAAAAACCCAGCGGAGCGCCCTTTCAAGTGCAACCAGTGCGACAAGGGCTTCCTTCAGCCATCCCACCTTCTGTACCACCAGCATGTCCATGGAATCGAAAACTTGTTCAAGTGCGCCGCTTGCCAAAAGGGCTTCAGACAGTCTGGCGAACTACTCAGGCACAAGTGTGGAGAATCCGGGTCAGGCTCCAACGCACCCGAGAAACCGTACAAATGCGACGTGTGCGGCAAGGGCTATAAAAAATCCTCCACTCTTCAGCGACACCAGAATTCCCACTGCACCGAGAAGCCGCTCAAATGCTCCTTGTGTGGTCGTCGCTTTCAGTCATCGTCCGATTTCGTACAGCATCACTGTGATCCTGCTCGCGAGAAACCAATGAAGTGCTCGGACTGCGAGAGGCGCTTTAAATATTCCTCTGAGCTCCAGAGACATCGCCGCGTCCACACGGGAGAGAAACCTTTCAAGTGCCCAACCTGCGACAAGGGATTCAAGCAGCGAGAGCACCTGGCCAAGCATGGCATTGTCCATTCACGGGAAGCCCAGTTTAAATGCGTGTGGTGTGGGGAGTGCTTCGGGGAGCTAGGGGCTCTTCAGGAGCACACAGTTCAACACACTGCAGAAGGAGGGGGGTATCCAGTAGCCCCGTGCATACAGTAA